The Kocuria sp. TGY1127_2 genome includes a window with the following:
- the rpsE gene encoding 30S ribosomal protein S5, whose amino-acid sequence MSEQTANEKENQVAENNAATENSEKDNSSKRDDRRGGNRGERGGRGRNDRNDRGGRGGRGGRDEEKDKYIERVVTINRVSKVVKGGRRFSFTALVVVGDGQGLVGVGYGKAKEVPSAIAKGVEEAKKNFFRVPRVEDRTIPHRVQGEAAAGVVMLRPATAGTGVIAGGPVRAVLECAGIHDVLSKSLGSTNQINIVHGTIEALRQLEEPVAVAARRGLPNDEVIPSYLMRDEKAGA is encoded by the coding sequence GTGAGCGAGCAGACCGCAAACGAAAAGGAAAATCAGGTGGCAGAGAACAACGCTGCAACTGAGAACTCCGAGAAAGACAACTCCTCGAAGCGCGACGACCGTCGCGGCGGCAACCGCGGTGAGCGCGGCGGCCGTGGTCGCAATGACCGTAACGATCGTGGTGGCCGCGGTGGACGCGGTGGCCGCGATGAGGAAAAGGACAAGTACATCGAGCGCGTTGTCACCATCAACCGCGTCTCGAAGGTCGTCAAGGGCGGCCGTCGCTTCAGCTTTACCGCACTCGTCGTCGTAGGCGACGGGCAAGGTTTGGTCGGCGTCGGCTACGGCAAGGCCAAGGAAGTTCCCTCGGCCATTGCCAAGGGCGTTGAAGAAGCCAAGAAGAACTTCTTCCGCGTTCCCCGCGTCGAGGACCGCACCATCCCGCACCGCGTGCAGGGTGAAGCGGCCGCTGGTGTTGTTATGCTCCGACCCGCTACGGCCGGTACCGGTGTTATCGCCGGTGGCCCGGTGCGTGCGGTGCTCGAGTGTGCTGGCATCCACGACGTGCTGTCCAAGTCCCTCGGTTCCACGAACCAGATCAACATCGTGCACGGGACCATTGAGGCCCTGCGTCAGCTGGAAGAGCCCGTTGCCGTTGCAGCCCGCCGTGGCCTGCCGAACGACGAGGTCATCCCCAGCTACCTCATGCGCGATGAGAAGGCAGGTGCGTAA
- the rpmD gene encoding 50S ribosomal protein L30, with amino-acid sequence MSGKRIQPSDSKLEITQMKSYVGQKQNMRDTLRSLGLKRPGNKVVRTADPVTCGMVNTVAHLVKVEEVK; translated from the coding sequence ATGTCCGGTAAGCGTATTCAGCCCAGCGATTCGAAGCTGGAGATCACGCAAATGAAGTCCTACGTTGGCCAGAAGCAGAACATGCGCGACACTCTGCGCTCACTGGGACTCAAGCGTCCGGGCAACAAGGTTGTCCGCACCGCCGATCCGGTGACCTGCGGTATGGTCAACACCGTCGCTCACCTCGTGAAGGTTGAGGAGGTCAAGTAA
- a CDS encoding adenylate kinase, which yields MNRLLIIGPPGAGKGTQAVKISEELSIPAISTGDIFRANIKEETELGREAKQYMDAGNLVPDSVTNRMVRDRLAQEDASHGFLLDGYPRNTAQVEELDSILNDLGQKIDGVLLLTADNEELVQRLLGRAKDQGRSDDTEEVIRHRLEVYAQETEPIVGLYEARGIVTRVDGLGSIDEVSQRLLAAVR from the coding sequence ATGAACCGTTTGCTCATCATCGGGCCTCCCGGCGCCGGAAAAGGAACACAGGCCGTCAAGATCTCCGAGGAATTGTCGATCCCGGCGATTTCCACCGGCGATATCTTCAGGGCCAACATCAAGGAAGAAACTGAACTGGGTCGTGAGGCCAAACAGTATATGGACGCCGGTAACCTGGTTCCCGATTCGGTCACCAATCGCATGGTTCGGGATCGCTTGGCCCAGGAGGACGCGAGTCACGGCTTTCTGCTGGATGGTTACCCCCGCAACACGGCGCAAGTCGAGGAACTCGATTCGATCCTCAATGACCTGGGTCAGAAGATCGACGGTGTCCTGCTGCTGACTGCGGACAACGAGGAGCTCGTTCAGCGTCTCCTCGGACGCGCCAAGGATCAGGGTCGTAGCGACGACACGGAAGAGGTGATCCGTCACCGTCTGGAGGTTTACGCCCAGGAAACCGAGCCGATCGTCGGGTTGTACGAGGCACGAGGCATCGTGACTCGCGTGGATGGACTCGGAAGCATCGACGAGGTCAGTCAGCGTTTGCTGGCTGCCGTTCGATAA
- the rlmN gene encoding 23S rRNA (adenine(2503)-C(2))-methyltransferase RlmN: MSSETSTPVEITSRPEPGKILLKAPRRAKPPRHIADMDLAGRKEFLQELGHRPFRASQLSKHYFERLVTDPQDMTDLPVASREQMVADAMPKLLTTVNTLEADGGDTLKLVHRLFDGALVESVIMRYSNRVTMCISSQAGCGMNCPFCATGQAGLTRNLSTAEIVEQVVAGARMVKTMKGLENAEDGPEETKPLRISNIVFMGMGEALANYKSSLGAVHRLIDPSPEGLGISARGITMSTVGLVPGMYKFTQENLPVTLALSLHAPDDELRDELIPINNRWKVDETLDAAYDYYRQTGRRVSIEYALIRDINDQGWRADLLGKKLAQRGRGWVHVNPIPLNPTPGSKWTASRPGVEQNFVERLRAHGIPTTVRDTRGSDIDGACGQLAAAS; this comes from the coding sequence GTGTCATCCGAGACTTCGACCCCCGTGGAGATCACCTCCCGGCCCGAGCCCGGCAAAATCTTGCTCAAAGCTCCCCGACGGGCCAAACCGCCGCGCCACATCGCGGATATGGATCTCGCGGGGCGTAAAGAATTTCTCCAAGAACTCGGTCACCGGCCGTTCCGGGCTTCACAGCTGTCCAAGCACTATTTCGAGCGTTTGGTCACGGACCCCCAGGACATGACGGACCTTCCGGTGGCGTCCCGTGAGCAGATGGTTGCCGACGCGATGCCGAAGCTGCTGACCACGGTGAACACCTTGGAAGCCGATGGTGGAGACACCCTTAAACTGGTGCACCGTCTTTTCGACGGTGCTCTGGTGGAATCCGTGATCATGCGGTATTCCAACCGCGTGACCATGTGCATCTCCTCGCAGGCCGGTTGCGGTATGAACTGTCCCTTTTGCGCGACCGGTCAGGCAGGCCTGACTCGGAACCTTTCCACTGCGGAAATTGTGGAACAAGTGGTAGCGGGCGCGCGCATGGTCAAGACGATGAAGGGGCTGGAAAACGCCGAGGACGGTCCAGAAGAAACCAAGCCCTTGCGTATCTCGAACATCGTCTTCATGGGCATGGGCGAGGCCCTCGCAAATTACAAGTCCTCGCTGGGCGCCGTACATCGACTGATCGACCCATCGCCGGAAGGTTTAGGGATCTCGGCTCGAGGGATCACAATGTCGACGGTTGGCTTGGTTCCTGGGATGTACAAGTTCACTCAAGAGAACCTGCCGGTTACCTTGGCTCTGTCCCTCCACGCCCCGGACGACGAGCTCAGGGACGAGCTCATCCCGATCAATAACCGGTGGAAGGTCGACGAGACCCTCGACGCTGCGTATGACTACTACCGTCAGACCGGACGTCGTGTCTCGATCGAGTACGCGCTCATCCGGGACATCAACGATCAGGGCTGGCGCGCCGACTTGCTGGGCAAGAAGCTGGCACAGAGGGGCCGGGGCTGGGTCCACGTCAATCCCATCCCGCTCAACCCGACACCCGGCTCCAAGTGGACCGCCTCGCGCCCCGGCGTCGAGCAGAACTTCGTCGAGCGTCTTAGGGCACACGGCATCCCGACCACGGTCCGGGACACTCGCGGATCCGACATCGACGGGGCGTGCGGCCAGCTGGCGGCAGCGAGCTAG
- the map gene encoding type I methionyl aminopeptidase translates to MFGRRKIEYKTNQQLRAMARAGVVTSRALDAAVAATAPGVTTAQLDQTFREVLTENHATSNFLGYYGFPATICASPNDIVVHGIPNDEPLRDGDIISIDGGAIVDGWHGDSARTVLVGTATRQDHELSEMTRAAMWHGIAAAATAGRVGEIGTAIEDFIRKESGGTYGIVEDYVGHGIGTEMHMAPDVPNYRTRDSGPRLKSGMALAIEPMLVTGSTETVILDDDWTVKTTDGSHASQWEHSVAFHRDGIWVLTAEDGGAEELAALGVSVAPIPD, encoded by the coding sequence ATGTTCGGCCGACGCAAAATCGAGTACAAGACCAACCAGCAGCTCCGTGCGATGGCGCGTGCCGGCGTCGTGACCTCACGAGCGCTCGACGCCGCCGTCGCAGCGACTGCCCCCGGCGTCACAACGGCACAATTGGACCAAACTTTCCGCGAAGTGCTCACGGAAAATCACGCGACGTCGAACTTCCTCGGTTACTACGGCTTTCCAGCAACTATCTGCGCTTCTCCCAATGACATCGTCGTCCACGGCATTCCCAACGATGAACCGTTGCGCGACGGGGACATCATCTCGATCGACGGCGGCGCAATCGTCGACGGATGGCACGGGGACTCTGCGCGCACCGTATTGGTCGGGACCGCGACCAGGCAGGACCACGAGCTGTCAGAAATGACCCGAGCCGCGATGTGGCACGGCATCGCCGCCGCGGCCACAGCTGGGCGAGTGGGGGAGATCGGCACTGCCATCGAGGACTTCATCCGCAAGGAATCGGGCGGGACCTACGGGATTGTCGAGGACTACGTGGGCCACGGAATCGGAACCGAAATGCACATGGCCCCCGACGTTCCGAATTACCGCACTCGTGACTCAGGTCCCAGGCTCAAGTCAGGCATGGCCCTGGCGATCGAACCGATGCTTGTGACAGGATCGACGGAGACCGTGATCTTGGACGACGACTGGACGGTCAAGACTACCGACGGCTCCCATGCGAGCCAATGGGAACACTCGGTGGCATTTCATCGGGACGGCATCTGGGTTCTGACCGCTGAAGACGGCGGTGCTGAAGAACTGGCCGCCCTGGGGGTCTCAGTGGCCCCGATTCCCGACTAA
- the rplO gene encoding 50S ribosomal protein L15 — protein sequence MADTNEERQAIKLHDLRPAKGSHKAKARVGRGEGSKGKTAGRGTKGTKARYQVKAGFEGGQLPLHMRLPKLRGFKNPFRVEYQVVNLDRISELFPEGGDITVDSLVAKGAVRKNQPVKVLGQGDLTVKVNVTVDKLSASAVEKIEAAGGTATATGK from the coding sequence ATGGCAGATACCAACGAAGAGCGCCAGGCCATCAAGCTCCACGATCTGCGTCCGGCCAAGGGATCTCACAAAGCCAAGGCCCGCGTGGGCCGCGGTGAAGGGTCCAAGGGCAAGACCGCTGGTCGTGGTACCAAAGGCACCAAGGCTCGTTACCAGGTCAAGGCAGGTTTCGAAGGCGGGCAGCTTCCGCTGCACATGCGCCTTCCGAAGCTCCGTGGCTTCAAGAACCCGTTCCGCGTGGAGTACCAGGTCGTAAACCTGGACCGTATCTCGGAGTTGTTCCCCGAGGGCGGCGACATCACCGTCGACTCCCTCGTGGCCAAGGGTGCGGTTCGCAAGAACCAGCCCGTCAAGGTTCTGGGCCAAGGCGACCTGACCGTCAAGGTCAACGTCACCGTTGACAAGCTCTCCGCATCCGCTGTGGAGAAAATCGAAGCCGCCGGTGGCACCGCCACCGCAACCGGCAAGTAG
- the secY gene encoding preprotein translocase subunit SecY has translation MLGAFGRAFKTPDLRRKLLFTLAVIVIYRAGTFVPAPGVDYGNVQQCIAMGGTTGGIYDMVNLFSGGALLQLSIFALGVMPYITASIIVQLLRVVIPRFQELHEEGGQGQQKLTQYTRYLTMGLALLNATTIISLARSGALLGNCPLPVIPDDSILMIIVIIITLTAGTGIIMWLGEQITEKGVGNGMSLLIFTSIAASFPSALGQIFKTQGWGVFAAILGIGLVVIVAVVFVEQSQRRIPVQYAKRMVGRRTIGGTTTYIPLKVNMAGVIPVIFASSLLMLPGLIGQFSTPKDGTPPPEWVNWINGNLVKGDHPLYMILYFLLIVGFAYFYVSITFNPQEVSDNMKKYGGFIPGIRAGRPTERYLGYVLNRITLPGSLYLGIVALIPLIALVMFNANQNFPFGGTSLLIVVGVGLDTIKQIDAQLQQRHYEGLLR, from the coding sequence GTGCTCGGCGCTTTCGGACGGGCGTTCAAAACCCCCGACCTACGACGCAAGCTGCTGTTCACACTCGCGGTCATTGTGATCTACCGCGCCGGTACTTTCGTGCCAGCGCCGGGTGTTGACTACGGGAACGTCCAGCAGTGCATCGCCATGGGAGGTACCACCGGTGGTATCTACGACATGGTCAACCTCTTCAGTGGTGGCGCGCTCCTACAATTGTCGATCTTCGCCTTGGGTGTGATGCCGTACATCACGGCGTCGATCATCGTGCAGCTTCTTCGAGTCGTGATTCCGAGATTCCAGGAATTGCATGAAGAAGGCGGTCAGGGCCAGCAGAAGCTGACCCAGTACACGCGCTACCTGACCATGGGCCTGGCGCTCCTGAACGCCACGACAATCATCTCGTTGGCTCGCTCGGGTGCTCTGCTGGGCAACTGCCCGCTCCCGGTTATCCCGGATGATTCGATCCTCATGATCATCGTCATCATTATCACCCTGACCGCGGGCACAGGCATCATCATGTGGCTGGGCGAGCAGATCACGGAGAAGGGCGTCGGCAACGGTATGTCCTTGCTGATCTTCACGTCGATCGCCGCTTCCTTCCCGTCCGCACTCGGCCAGATCTTCAAGACCCAGGGATGGGGCGTTTTCGCCGCGATCCTCGGTATCGGTCTCGTCGTGATCGTCGCGGTGGTGTTCGTCGAACAATCCCAGCGCAGAATTCCCGTCCAATACGCCAAGCGGATGGTCGGCCGGCGCACGATTGGCGGCACAACCACGTACATCCCGCTGAAGGTCAACATGGCCGGCGTGATCCCGGTGATCTTCGCGTCGTCCCTGCTGATGTTGCCCGGGCTGATCGGGCAGTTCTCGACTCCCAAGGACGGAACACCTCCTCCTGAGTGGGTCAATTGGATCAACGGCAACCTGGTCAAGGGCGATCACCCGCTCTACATGATCTTGTACTTCCTGTTGATCGTTGGTTTTGCCTACTTCTATGTTTCGATCACGTTCAACCCGCAAGAGGTGTCGGACAACATGAAGAAGTACGGCGGATTCATCCCCGGGATCCGTGCCGGGCGTCCGACCGAGCGGTATTTGGGATACGTCCTGAACCGCATCACCCTCCCGGGATCGCTGTATTTGGGCATCGTGGCGCTGATACCTCTGATCGCACTCGTGATGTTCAATGCGAACCAAAATTTCCCGTTCGGTGGCACATCGCTGCTGATCGTGGTCGGCGTCGGCCTGGACACCATCAAGCAAATCGACGCTCAGTTGCAACAACGACACTATGAAGGACTTCTGCGATGA